The DNA segment TGGGGTTGGTGTAGCCCCAGCAGCGCCTTGTCCTTGAGCTTGGCCTCGAGCATGAGGTCGTAAGGTTCGTCGTCGCCGATACCCGCTAGCAGCGCCACGAACTCCTCGAAGTCGGCCTGTTCGATGGTGTCGGCGTGGCTCGTCCTGCTTCCCGCTTTGAGCGACGAGAGGTGGAACTTGGGTACGCCGCCCTCCGCGCGGCCCTGCCAGGTGGCCACGACGCGCGCGAGCAGCGGCATGAGGCCCTCGCGCCAGCTCTCACCCCTGTGGTGGCACTTGTGGTGGAAGAGGTCGAAGACCATCGGCAGGCCGAGCGCTTCGCAGAGCTCCAGAACCTCGAGCGCGTGATAGACCTTGTCGTCGTTTTCCAGGATCAGCGTCGCCTGTGCCAGCGGCGAGAGCCTTACGAAGTTCTCTCTGAAGGTCGCCTTCGCCGTCGCCTTGTCGCCGTAGGCGCCGCCGACGTGCAGGGTCACCGTGCCCTGGGCCGGGTCCACGCCGCGGATGAACTGGGCGTGGTACTCGAGCTCGGCCAGCGCCGAGGCGGCCACCTCGGGCCGCGGCGAGTTGAGCACGGTGTACTGGCCGGGATGCACGGAGAGCCGGACGCCGTTTGCCGCCACGAACGCGCCTATCTCCGCGAGCCTGGCGGCGAAGGCTTCTTGCCAGACGATGGGAAAGCTGGCGTGCCCGGCGAAGGGAATGACCTCCGAGGAGACGCGAAAGAAACGGATGCCGCGTGCTAGGTTCCACTCGAGGATGCTCTCCAGGTTGTTGAGGTTGTCGGCTATGACGCCGCCGACCTTGTCCGCGGTC comes from the Deinococcota bacterium genome and includes:
- the uvsE gene encoding UV DNA damage repair endonuclease UvsE, encoding MKLRHLGYACINLSLGCTTGHTLRLANLTADKVGGVIADNLNNLESILEWNLARGIRFFRVSSEVIPFAGHASFPIVWQEAFAARLAEIGAFVAANGVRLSVHPGQYTVLNSPRPEVAASALAELEYHAQFIRGVDPAQGTVTLHVGGAYGDKATAKATFRENFVRLSPLAQATLILENDDKVYHALEVLELCEALGLPMVFDLFHHKCHHRGESWREGLMPLLARVVATWQGRAEGGVPKFHLSSLKAGSRTSHADTIEQADFEEFVALLAGIGDDEPYDLMLEAKLKDKALLGLHQPQTARPVSP